One window of Equus caballus isolate H_3958 breed thoroughbred chromosome 3, TB-T2T, whole genome shotgun sequence genomic DNA carries:
- the MC1R gene encoding melanocyte-stimulating hormone receptor → MPLQGPQRRLLGSLNSTLPATPYLGLTTNQTEPPCLEVSIPDGLFLSLGLVSLVENVLVVTAIAKNRNLHSPMYYFICCLAVSDLLVSMSNVLEMAILLLLEAGVLATQASVLQQLDNIIDVLICGSMVSSLCFLGSIAVDRYISIFYALRYHSIMMLPRVWRAIVAIWVVSVLSSTLFIAYYNHTAVLLCLVTFFVAMLVLMAVLYVHMLARACQHARGIARLHKRQHPIHQGFGLKGAATLTILLGVFFLCWGPFFLHLSLLILCPQHPTCGCVFKNFKLFLTLILCSAIVDPLIYAFRSQELRKTLQEVLLCSW, encoded by the coding sequence ATGCCTCTGCAGGGGCCCCAGAGGAGGCTGCTGGGCTCCCTCAACTCCACCCTCCCAGCCACCCCCTACCTCGGGCTGACCACCAACCAGACGGAGCCCCCGTGCCTGGAAGTGTCCATTCCTGATGGGCTCTTCCTCAGCCTGGGGCTGGTGAGCCTAGTGGAAAATGTACTGGTGGTGACTGCCATCGCCAAGAACCGCAACCTGCACTCACCCATGTACTACTTCATCTGCTGCCTGGCCGTGTCCGACCTGCTGGTGAGCATGAGCAACGTGCTGGAGATGGCAATCTTGCTGCTGCTGGAGGCCGGAGTCCTGGCCACCCAGGCCTCGGTGTTGCAGCAGCTGGACAACATCATTGATGTGCTCATCTGCGGCTCCATGGTGTCCAGCCTCTGCTTCCTGGGCAGCATTGCCGTAGACCGCTACATCTCCATCTTCTATGCGCTGCGGTACCACAGCATCATGATGCTGCCCCGTGTGTGGCGTGCCATCGTGGCCATCTGGGTGGTTAGTGTCCTCTCTAGCACCCTCTTCATCGCTTACTACAACCACACGGCTGTCCTGCTCTGTCTCGTCACCTTCTTTGTGGCCATGCTGGTGCTCATGGCAGTGCTGTACGTGCACATGCTCGCCAGGGCGTGCCAGCACGCCCGGGGCATCGCCCGGCTCCACAAGAGGCAGCACCCCATCCACCAGGGCTTTGGCCTCAAGGGTGCCGCCACCCTCACCATCCTGCTGGGCGTTTTCTTCCTCTGCTGGGGCCCCTTTTTCCTGCACCTCTCACTCCTTATCCTCTGCCCTCAACACCCCACCTGCGGCTGTGTCTTCAAGAACTTCAAGCTCTTCCTCACCCTCATCCTGTGCAGCGCCATCGTCGACCCCCTCATCTATGCCTTCCGCAGCCAGGAACTTCGAAAGACGCTCCAGGAGGTGCTGCTGTGCTCctggtga
- the TUBB3 gene encoding tubulin beta-3 chain, giving the protein MREIVHIQAGQCGNQIGAKFWEVISDEHGIDPSGNYVGDSDLQLERISVYYNEASSHKYVPRAILVDLEPGTMDSVRSGAFGHLFRPDNFIFGQSGAGNNWAKGHYTEGAELVDSVLDVVRKECENCDCLQGFQLTHSLGGGTGSGMGTLLISKVREEYPDRIMNTFSVVPSPKVSDTVVEPYNATLSIHQLVENTDETYCIDNEALYDICFRTLKLATPTYGDLNHLVSATMSGVTTSLRFPGQLNADLRKLAVNMVPFPRLHFFMPGFAPLTARGSQQYRALTVPELTQQMFDAKNMMAACDPRHGRYLTVATVFRGRMSMKEVDEQMLAIQSKNSSYFVEWIPNNVKVAVCDIPPRGLKMSSTFIGNSTAIQELFKRISEQFTAMFRRKAFLHWYTGEGMDEMEFTEAESNMNDLVSEYQQYQDATAEEEGEMYEDDEEESEAQGPK; this is encoded by the exons ATGAGGGAGATCGTGCACATCCAGGCCGGCCAGTGCGGCAACCAGATCGGGGCCAAG TTCTGGGAGGTCATCAGCGATGAGCACGGCATAGACCCCAGTGGCAACTATGTGGGGGACTCGGACCTGCAGCTGGAGCGCATCAGCGTCTACTACAACGAGGCCTCTT ctcaCAAGTATGTGCCCCGGGCCATCCTGGTGGACCTGGAGCCTGGAACCATGGACAGCGTCCGGTCTGGGGCCTTTGGGCACCTCTTCAGGCCTGACAACTTCATCTTCG GTCAGAGTGGGGCCGGCAACAACTGGGCCAAGGGCCACTACACGGAGGGTGCCGAGCTGGTGGACTCGGTCCTGGACGTGGTGCGGAAGGAGTGTGAGAACTGCGACTGTCTGCAGGGCTTCCAGCTGACCCACTCTCTGGGCGGGGGCACGGGATCCGGGATgggcacactgctcatcagcaaGGTGCGCGAGGAGTACCCTGACCGCATCATGAACACCTTCAGTGTGGTGCCCTCACCCAAGGTGTCGGACACAGTGGTGGAGCCCTACAACGCCACGCTGTCCATCCACCAGCTGGTGGAGAACACGGACGAGACCTACTGCATCGACAACGAGGCCCTCTACGACATCTGCTTCCGCACGCTCAAGCTGGCCACGCCCACCTACGGGGACCTCAACCACCTGGTGTCGGCCACCATGAGTGGTGTCACCACTTCCCTCCGCTTCCCCGGCCAGCTCAATGCCGACCTCCGCAAGCTGGCCGTGAACATGGTGCCCTTCCCCCGCCTGCACTTCTTCATGCCCGGCTTCGCCCCACTCACTGCCCGGGGCAGCCAGCAGTACCGGGCCCTGACGGTGCCTGAGCTCACCCAGCAGATGTTTGATGCCAAGAACATGATGGCTGCCTGCGACCCCCGCCATGGCCGCTACCTGACCGTGGCCACCGTCTTCCGCGGCCGCATGTCCATGAAGGAGGTGGATGAGCAGATGCTGGCCATCCAGAGCAAGAACAGCAGCTACTTCGTGGAGTGGATCCCCAACAACGTGAAGGTGGCCGTGTGCGACATCCCGCCCCGTGGGCTCAAGATGTCCTCCACCTTCATCGGCAACAGCACGGCCATCCAGGAGCTGTTCAAGCGCATCTCGGAGCAGTTCACGGCCATGTTCCGGCGCAAGGCCTTCCTGCACTGGTACACGGGCGAGGGCATGGACGAGATGGAGTTCACTGAGGCCGAGAGCAACATGAACGACCTGGTGTCCGAGTACCAGCAGTACCAGGACGCCACGGCTGAGGAGGAGGGCGAGATGTACGAAGATGATGAAGAGGAATCCGAGGCCCAGGGCCCCAAGTGA